A stretch of Gemmobacter fulvus DNA encodes these proteins:
- the recR gene encoding recombination mediator RecR, which yields MGHARDIEDLIDLMARLPGLGPRSARRAVLMLLKKRGPLMAPLAQAMAHVALTAKDCTRCGNIGTTDICPICADDRRATGEICVVEDVADLWAMERTGAFKGRYHVLGGTLSALDAVGPEDLRIPRLVARVAEEGLREVILALNLTVDGQTTAHYIADVLEGSGVQVTSLAQGVPVGGELDYLDDGTIGAALRARKRF from the coding sequence ATGGGCCACGCGCGCGATATCGAGGATCTGATTGATCTGATGGCCCGGCTGCCCGGCCTCGGGCCACGCTCGGCCCGGCGGGCGGTGCTGATGCTGCTCAAGAAACGCGGGCCGCTGATGGCACCGCTGGCACAGGCCATGGCGCATGTGGCGCTGACCGCCAAGGATTGCACACGCTGCGGCAATATCGGCACCACCGACATCTGCCCGATCTGCGCCGATGACCGCCGCGCCACCGGCGAGATCTGCGTGGTGGAGGATGTGGCCGATCTTTGGGCGATGGAGCGGACCGGCGCGTTCAAGGGCCGCTATCATGTGCTGGGCGGCACCCTGTCGGCGCTGGATGCCGTGGGGCCAGAGGATCTGCGCATTCCACGCCTGGTCGCCCGTGTGGCCGAAGAGGGGCTGCGCGAGGTGATCCTTGCGCTCAATCTCACCGTCGATGGCCAGACCACCGCGCATTACATCGCGGATGTGCTGGAAGGCAGCGGCGTGCAGGTCACATCGCTGGCACAGGGCGTGCCGGTGGGCGGCGAGTTGGACTATCTCGACGATGGCACGATCGGGGCGGCGCTCCGGGCCAGAAAGCGGTTCTGA
- a CDS encoding peptidoglycan DD-metalloendopeptidase family protein: MITKASRIAAQLRGQDNLYGALRAASAGLSEAEADTLLPAILADLGDAPEAARLRAVDQALLVCILRAGAGWPATRNAVALRRYLAQADVAPMFSPAIADSRHMPLLTAQMPDMPAYSDPAFDTWFAAQGADYGLGPYGEKRSVYRAAQFADSASPERRMIHQGIDVFAPAGTPVSAPLPGRVAHVTYNADPLDYGHTLILEHRAEAAPFWTLYGHLGASLPRLCALGDTVAPGQVIAHLGDWPENGGWAPHLHFQIMSDMLQQTNGNFFGVGHESLWDIWQQICPDPNLILRLPDGAFG, encoded by the coding sequence GTGATCACCAAGGCAAGCCGGATCGCGGCGCAGCTGCGCGGGCAGGACAATCTCTATGGCGCGCTGCGCGCTGCCAGCGCCGGGCTGAGCGAGGCGGAGGCCGACACGCTGCTGCCCGCGATTCTGGCCGATCTGGGCGATGCGCCCGAGGCGGCGCGGCTGCGTGCCGTGGATCAGGCGCTGCTGGTCTGCATCCTGCGAGCCGGGGCGGGCTGGCCCGCCACCCGCAACGCCGTGGCCCTGCGCCGCTATCTGGCACAGGCCGACGTGGCCCCGATGTTTTCCCCGGCCATTGCCGACAGCCGCCACATGCCACTGCTGACTGCGCAGATGCCCGACATGCCCGCCTATTCCGATCCGGCCTTTGATACGTGGTTCGCGGCCCAGGGCGCGGATTACGGCCTCGGCCCCTATGGCGAAAAGCGCAGCGTCTACCGCGCTGCACAATTCGCCGACAGTGCCAGCCCCGAGCGGCGGATGATCCATCAGGGCATTGATGTCTTTGCCCCGGCAGGCACCCCGGTCAGCGCCCCCCTGCCCGGCCGAGTGGCCCATGTCACCTATAACGCCGATCCGCTGGATTACGGCCACACGCTCATCCTCGAACACCGGGCAGAGGCGGCACCGTTCTGGACCCTCTATGGCCATCTCGGGGCCAGCCTGCCCCGGCTGTGCGCGCTGGGGGATACGGTCGCGCCGGGACAGGTGATTGCCCATCTGGGCGACTGGCCGGAAAACGGCGGCTGGGCGCCGCATCTGCATTTTCAGATCATGTCGGATATGTTGCAGCAGACAAACGGCAATTTCTTTGGCGTCGGCCATGAAAGCCTGTGGGACATCTGGCAACAGATCTGCCCAGATCCGAACCTGATCCTGCGCCTGCCAGACGGCGCTTTCGGCTGA
- a CDS encoding YbaB/EbfC family nucleoid-associated protein → MLKGLGGLGDMAKMMKTAQDMQVKMAQMQEDLAQIVVIGESGAGLVKARCTAKGEVTGLDIDPSILIPSEKEVIEDLIIAALKDAQAKAATRSQQELARLTEGLGLPADFKLPF, encoded by the coding sequence TATGGCCAAGATGATGAAGACCGCGCAGGACATGCAGGTCAAGATGGCGCAGATGCAGGAAGATCTGGCGCAGATCGTGGTGATTGGCGAAAGCGGCGCGGGTCTGGTGAAGGCACGCTGCACGGCCAAGGGCGAAGTGACCGGGCTGGATATCGACCCATCGATCCTGATCCCGTCGGAAAAGGAAGTGATCGAGGATCTGATCATCGCCGCCCTGAAAGATGCGCAGGCCAAAGCCGCCACGCGCAGCCAGCAGGAACTGGCCCGGCTGACCGAAGGTCTGGGCCTGCCTGCGGATTTCAAACTGCCGTTCTGA
- a CDS encoding saccharopine dehydrogenase C-terminal domain-containing protein: MSFNKIAVLGLGKVGHLAAELLAESGFTVTGIDARPVTDAPFATKVVDLTDTAGLAEVLKGQEAVLSCLPYHLNIGVSTVAHGLGLHYFDLTEDVPTTKHIRELAKTSKGLMAPQCGLAPGFVGIVAADLANQFDSVRSIKLRVGALPQNPTGLLGYAFNWSPEGVVNEYLNDCEVIEEGVLKTVSAMEWTEAIYIDGMQLEAFTTSGGLGTMCETYLGKIENLDYKTMRYPGHVQLMNFFFHELLMRENRAEAGRILTNAKPPVDEDVVYVHVAAEGKTGGQLRRKEFVRSYYPIEIGGKSRTAIAWTTSASVVGVIEMVRAGALPQQGFLKQEDIPLKPYLETRTGNYYQIGHRARHA; encoded by the coding sequence ATGTCATTCAACAAGATCGCAGTTCTGGGCCTGGGCAAGGTGGGCCATCTGGCAGCGGAACTGCTGGCCGAAAGCGGCTTTACCGTCACCGGCATTGATGCCCGCCCGGTTACAGATGCGCCCTTTGCCACCAAAGTGGTCGATCTGACCGATACCGCAGGGCTGGCCGAGGTGTTGAAAGGCCAGGAGGCAGTGCTGTCCTGCCTGCCCTATCACCTGAATATCGGAGTCTCGACCGTGGCGCATGGGCTGGGCCTGCATTACTTCGATCTGACCGAAGATGTGCCCACCACCAAACATATCCGCGAACTGGCCAAGACCTCCAAAGGGCTGATGGCGCCGCAATGCGGTCTCGCGCCCGGTTTCGTCGGCATCGTCGCCGCCGATCTGGCAAACCAGTTTGACAGCGTGCGGTCGATCAAGCTGCGCGTCGGCGCGCTGCCGCAGAACCCGACGGGCCTGCTGGGCTATGCGTTCAACTGGTCGCCCGAAGGCGTGGTGAACGAATATCTGAACGATTGCGAGGTGATCGAAGAAGGCGTGCTGAAAACCGTCTCGGCGATGGAATGGACCGAAGCCATCTATATCGACGGTATGCAGCTTGAGGCCTTCACCACTTCGGGCGGACTTGGCACCATGTGCGAAACCTATTTGGGCAAGATCGAGAACCTCGATTACAAGACCATGCGATATCCGGGCCATGTGCAGCTGATGAACTTCTTCTTCCACGAGCTGTTGATGCGCGAAAACCGAGCCGAGGCCGGGCGCATCCTGACCAACGCGAAACCGCCGGTGGATGAGGATGTGGTCTATGTCCACGTCGCCGCCGAGGGCAAGACCGGCGGGCAATTGCGCCGCAAGGAATTCGTGCGCAGCTATTACCCGATTGAAATCGGTGGCAAATCCCGCACGGCAATTGCCTGGACCACCTCGGCCTCGGTCGTGGGCGTGATCGAGATGGTGCGGGCCGGGGCCCTGCCGCAGCAGGGCTTCCTCAAGCAGGAGGACATTCCGCTGAAACCCTATCTGGAAACCCGCACCGGCAATTACTATCAGATCGGCCACCGCGCGCGGCACGCCTGA
- a CDS encoding ACP S-malonyltransferase, translating to MTAKKTAVVICPGRGTYTKTELGYLKRHFKDAALMADFDTRRASAGQETLTALDGAATYSVSKHTRGDNASALIYASTLADFRALDGVEVVAVTGNSMGWYSALACAGALTAEAGFEVVNTMGTLMQERLIGGQLIYPFVDENWQPNPAHKAELLALVARIDAPGQRLALSIDLGGMLVLAGDEAGLKAFEAAVPVVQGRFPMRLANHAAFHTALQAPVAEAGRARLSPALFGQPDLPLIDGRGHIWWPGAVDTHKLWDYTLDHQVVQSYDFTKAITHAAREFAPDLFIITGPGTTLGGAVAQSLILADWRGMRSKTDFQNNQNAAPLLVSMGMDDQRRTVTKGD from the coding sequence ATGACCGCCAAGAAAACCGCCGTTGTCATCTGCCCCGGCCGGGGCACCTATACCAAGACCGAACTCGGCTATCTGAAACGGCATTTCAAGGATGCCGCTCTGATGGCCGATTTCGACACCCGCCGCGCCAGTGCCGGGCAGGAAACGCTGACCGCGCTGGACGGGGCCGCCACCTATTCGGTGTCGAAACACACGCGCGGCGACAATGCCAGCGCTCTGATCTATGCCAGCACGCTCGCGGATTTCCGCGCCCTCGACGGGGTGGAGGTGGTGGCCGTCACCGGCAATTCGATGGGCTGGTATTCGGCGCTGGCCTGCGCCGGGGCCTTGACCGCCGAAGCCGGGTTCGAGGTGGTCAATACCATGGGCACCTTGATGCAGGAGCGGTTGATTGGCGGGCAGCTGATCTATCCGTTCGTGGATGAAAACTGGCAGCCAAACCCCGCGCACAAGGCCGAGCTTCTGGCGCTGGTGGCACGGATCGACGCGCCGGGCCAGCGGCTCGCCCTGTCGATCGACCTTGGCGGGATGCTGGTTCTGGCGGGCGACGAGGCCGGTCTGAAAGCCTTCGAGGCCGCCGTTCCGGTTGTGCAGGGGCGGTTTCCGATGCGGCTGGCCAATCATGCGGCCTTCCATACCGCCTTGCAGGCCCCGGTGGCCGAGGCGGGCCGGGCGCGGCTGTCGCCCGCGCTGTTTGGCCAGCCCGATCTGCCGTTGATCGACGGGCGTGGCCATATCTGGTGGCCCGGAGCAGTGGATACCCACAAGCTGTGGGATTACACGCTGGATCATCAGGTGGTGCAATCTTATGATTTCACCAAGGCCATCACCCATGCCGCACGCGAATTCGCGCCGGATCTGTTCATCATCACCGGCCCCGGCACCACGCTGGGCGGGGCCGTTGCGCAATCGCTGATCCTTGCGGATTGGCGGGGGATGCGCTCCAAGACCGATTTCCAGAACAACCAGAACGCGGCCCCGCTGCTGGTCTCCATGGGTATGGATGACCAGCGCCGCACCGTCACCAAGGGAGACTGA
- a CDS encoding thiamine pyrophosphate-dependent enzyme: protein MDRADIVHDNFLRRVAARDFSHGNAPSGALSSFQAVEIYRAACLSRALDRQSRVMQRAGQGFYTIGSSGHEGLAAVAAALRPTDMAFLHYRDAAFQIARSQQVPGQSIAWDMLLSFAASSEDPISGGRHKVLGSKALSIPPQTSTIASHLPKAVGAAYAVGAARRHRPEHAELPEDAIVYCSFGDASANHSTAQGAFNTAQWTSYQSIPLPLLFCCEDNGIGISTKTPKGWIGATFSTRPGLKYFACDGLDIFDAYATAQEAAHYVRTRRKPAFLHIRTIRLYGHAGADMPTTYLPREEVEAEEAQDPLLHMVRQMAESGAMTPEAALAVYTDTNARVARIAGQAVTRPRLTTAEGVMASIIPPKRACRATNGPSAEAREAVFGSDMKQMNDPQIMSRIINWALTDLMLDHREIVMMGEDVGRKGGVYGVTQKLHTRFGPDRMIDTLLDEQSILGLAIGMAQNGFVPMPEIQFLAYLHNAEDQLRGEAATLPFFSNGQYTNPMVLRIAGLGYQKGFGGHFHNDNSVAVLRDIPGLILACPSNGADAARMLRECVRLAREEQRLVVFLEPIALYPMRDLHGDKDGGWMTRYPDRSEVIPYGEVGVQGAGDDLAIVTFGNGTYLSHQAEPLLREAGIKTRIIDTRWLSPLPKAALTAAVQGAKRILIVDETRHTGGLAEAFMAHFHEACPGVKLARITAEDSFIATGPAYAATMPSRDSIVAAAKEMMQ from the coding sequence ATGGATCGCGCCGACATCGTTCACGACAATTTCCTGCGTCGCGTTGCGGCGCGGGACTTCTCGCATGGCAACGCCCCTTCGGGGGCGCTTTCGTCGTTTCAGGCGGTGGAAATCTATCGCGCTGCCTGTCTGTCCCGCGCGCTTGACCGGCAGAGCCGGGTGATGCAGCGGGCCGGGCAGGGGTTCTATACCATCGGCTCCTCGGGGCATGAGGGGTTGGCGGCGGTCGCCGCTGCCCTGCGCCCGACCGACATGGCCTTTCTGCATTACCGCGACGCGGCCTTCCAGATCGCGCGCAGCCAGCAGGTGCCGGGGCAAAGCATCGCCTGGGACATGCTGTTGTCCTTTGCTGCCTCCAGCGAGGATCCGATTTCCGGCGGACGGCACAAGGTGCTGGGGTCAAAGGCGCTGAGCATCCCGCCGCAAACCTCGACCATCGCGTCGCATCTGCCGAAAGCGGTGGGGGCGGCCTATGCGGTGGGCGCAGCGCGGCGGCACCGCCCCGAACATGCCGAACTGCCCGAGGATGCGATTGTCTATTGCAGCTTTGGCGATGCCTCGGCCAACCACTCCACCGCGCAGGGGGCGTTCAACACTGCGCAATGGACCAGCTATCAGTCGATCCCGCTGCCTTTGCTGTTCTGCTGCGAGGATAATGGCATCGGCATTTCCACCAAGACGCCAAAGGGCTGGATCGGTGCCACCTTCAGTACGCGCCCCGGCCTGAAATACTTTGCCTGTGACGGGCTGGACATCTTTGATGCCTATGCGACGGCGCAAGAGGCGGCGCATTATGTGCGGACGCGGCGCAAGCCCGCCTTCCTGCATATCCGCACCATCCGCCTGTATGGCCATGCCGGGGCCGATATGCCCACCACCTATCTGCCGCGCGAAGAGGTGGAGGCCGAAGAGGCGCAAGACCCGCTGCTGCATATGGTGCGGCAAATGGCAGAATCGGGGGCGATGACGCCCGAAGCGGCGCTGGCCGTCTATACCGACACCAATGCGCGTGTGGCCCGCATCGCCGGGCAGGCCGTCACTCGTCCGCGCCTGACCACGGCAGAAGGCGTCATGGCCTCGATCATTCCGCCCAAACGCGCCTGCCGCGCCACCAACGGACCCAGCGCCGAGGCCCGCGAGGCGGTGTTCGGCAGTGACATGAAGCAGATGAACGATCCGCAGATCATGTCGCGCATCATCAACTGGGCGCTGACCGATCTGATGCTGGATCACCGCGAAATCGTGATGATGGGCGAGGATGTGGGCCGCAAGGGCGGCGTCTATGGCGTGACGCAGAAGCTTCACACCCGCTTTGGCCCCGACCGGATGATCGACACGCTGCTGGATGAACAGTCGATTCTGGGCCTTGCCATCGGCATGGCGCAGAACGGCTTTGTGCCGATGCCCGAGATCCAGTTCCTTGCCTATCTGCACAATGCCGAGGATCAGCTGCGCGGCGAGGCGGCGACGCTGCCCTTCTTCTCCAATGGCCAATATACCAACCCGATGGTGCTGCGTATTGCGGGACTGGGGTATCAGAAGGGCTTTGGCGGGCATTTCCACAATGACAATTCGGTGGCGGTGCTGCGCGACATTCCGGGGCTGATCCTTGCCTGCCCGTCGAACGGGGCCGATGCCGCGCGGATGCTGCGTGAATGCGTGCGGCTGGCGCGTGAGGAGCAGCGGCTGGTGGTGTTCCTGGAACCCATTGCGCTCTATCCGATGCGCGATCTGCATGGCGACAAGGATGGCGGCTGGATGACCCGCTATCCCGACCGCAGCGAGGTGATCCCTTATGGCGAGGTGGGTGTGCAGGGCGCGGGCGATGATCTGGCGATTGTCACCTTCGGCAATGGCACCTATCTGAGCCATCAGGCCGAGCCGCTGCTGCGCGAGGCGGGTATCAAGACCCGCATCATCGACACGCGCTGGCTGTCGCCCTTGCCGAAGGCGGCGCTGACCGCAGCGGTGCAGGGGGCCAAGCGCATCCTGATCGTCGATGAAACCCGCCACACCGGCGGTCTGGCCGAGGCCTTCATGGCGCATTTCCATGAGGCCTGTCCGGGCGTCAAACTCGCCCGCATCACCGCCGAGGACAGCTTTATTGCCACCGGCCCGGCCTATGCCGCCACCATGCCCTCGCGGGACAGCATCGTGGCCGCCGCCAAGGAGATGATGCAATGA
- a CDS encoding acyl-CoA dehydrogenase — MALKPKDAPDLGRFDWEDPFRMEDQLTEEERMLRDAARAYAQEKLQPRVTAAYREETTDPAIFREMGEMGLLGVTVPEEYGGIGASYVAYGLVAREVERVDSGYRSMMSVQSSLVMYPIYAYGSEEQRMKYLPKLASGEYIGCFGLTEPDAGSDPAGMKTVARKTANGYVLNGAKMWISNAPIADVFVVWAKSEAHGGKIRGFVLEKGMKGLSAPKIGGKLSLRASVTGEIVMKDVEVGEDALLPNVEGLKGPFGCLNRARYGISWGVLGAAEFCMHAARQYGLDRKQFNRPLAQTQLYQLKLANMMTDISLGLQASLRVGRLLDEANAAPEMISIVKRNNCGKALEIARHSRDMHGGNGIQEDFQIMRHMVNLETVNTYEGTHDVHALILGRAITGLQAFF, encoded by the coding sequence ATGGCACTGAAACCGAAAGACGCCCCCGATCTGGGCCGGTTCGATTGGGAAGACCCCTTCCGCATGGAAGACCAACTGACCGAGGAAGAGCGGATGCTGCGCGATGCGGCCCGTGCCTATGCGCAGGAAAAGCTGCAACCGCGCGTGACGGCGGCTTACCGCGAAGAAACCACCGACCCGGCGATCTTCCGTGAAATGGGCGAGATGGGTCTGCTGGGCGTCACCGTGCCCGAAGAATACGGCGGCATCGGCGCGTCCTACGTCGCCTACGGTCTGGTTGCCCGCGAAGTGGAACGGGTCGACAGCGGCTATCGCTCGATGATGTCGGTGCAATCCAGCCTCGTGATGTATCCGATCTACGCCTACGGCTCGGAAGAGCAGCGGATGAAATATCTGCCAAAGCTGGCCAGCGGCGAATATATCGGCTGTTTCGGGCTGACCGAACCCGATGCCGGCTCTGATCCGGCAGGCATGAAGACCGTCGCCCGCAAGACGGCGAATGGTTATGTGCTGAACGGCGCGAAGATGTGGATCTCCAACGCGCCGATTGCGGATGTGTTCGTGGTCTGGGCAAAATCCGAGGCACATGGCGGTAAAATTCGCGGTTTCGTGCTTGAAAAAGGCATGAAAGGTCTCTCGGCGCCGAAGATTGGTGGAAAGCTCTCCCTCCGCGCTTCGGTGACCGGCGAGATCGTGATGAAGGATGTCGAGGTCGGCGAGGACGCGCTGCTGCCGAATGTCGAAGGCCTGAAAGGCCCGTTCGGCTGCCTCAATCGCGCCCGTTATGGCATCAGCTGGGGTGTGCTGGGTGCCGCAGAGTTCTGCATGCACGCTGCCCGCCAATACGGTCTGGACCGCAAGCAGTTCAACCGGCCACTGGCCCAGACCCAGCTCTATCAGCTGAAGCTGGCCAATATGATGACCGACATCAGCCTTGGCCTGCAAGCCAGCCTGCGCGTTGGTCGCCTGCTGGACGAGGCAAATGCCGCGCCCGAGATGATCTCGATCGTGAAGCGCAACAATTGCGGCAAGGCGCTGGAAATCGCCCGCCATTCCCGTGACATGCACGGCGGGAACGGCATTCAGGAAGATTTCCAGATCATGCGCCATATGGTGAACCTTGAAACGGTCAACACCTATGAGGGCACGCATGACGTTCATGCGCTGATCCTCGGCCGTGCCATCACCGGCCTGCAAGCTTTCTTCTGA
- the amaB gene encoding L-piperidine-6-carboxylate dehydrogenase — MTHADILKAAGLTAAELTGGTLAVRSPIDGALLADVHETPAADMPAIIAKSQAAFKTWRTVPAPRRGELVRLLGEELRAAKAELGALVTLEAGKITSEGLGEVQEMIDICDFAVGLSRQIYGLTIASERPGHRMMETWHPMGPCGVISAFNFPVAVWSWNAALALVCGDPVIWKPSEKTPLTAIASMKIMDRALARFGDAPDGLCQLVIGGPAVGEALVASKDVPILSATGSTRMGSIVGPKVAARWGRPILELGGNNAMIVAPSADLDMAVRAIVFSAVGTAGQRCTSLRRLIAHNSIRADLVAKLAKAYASLPIGDPRKAGTLIGPLVDQGARDRMLAQLDKARAEGGVVHGGAAIEGVAGGAYVTPALVEMPEQTETVREETFAPILYVLGYDTFDEAVAIQNDVPQGLSSCIFTLNLREAEAFLSAAGSDCGIANVNIGPSGAEIGGAFGGEKETGGGRESGSDAWKGYMRRQTNTINYSAQLPLAQGVKFDF; from the coding sequence ATGACTCACGCCGACATTCTCAAGGCCGCTGGCCTGACCGCCGCCGAACTGACCGGCGGCACGCTTGCCGTGCGTTCGCCCATCGACGGCGCGCTGCTGGCCGATGTGCATGAAACGCCCGCCGCCGACATGCCCGCCATCATCGCCAAATCGCAGGCGGCGTTCAAAACTTGGCGCACGGTTCCGGCTCCGCGTCGCGGCGAGCTTGTGCGCCTGCTGGGCGAAGAGCTGCGCGCCGCCAAGGCCGAACTTGGCGCGCTGGTGACGCTGGAGGCGGGCAAGATCACCTCCGAAGGGCTTGGCGAAGTGCAGGAGATGATCGACATCTGCGACTTCGCCGTGGGCCTGTCGCGGCAGATCTATGGCCTGACCATCGCCTCGGAGCGCCCCGGCCACCGGATGATGGAAACCTGGCACCCGATGGGGCCCTGCGGCGTGATCAGCGCCTTCAACTTCCCGGTTGCGGTCTGGTCGTGGAACGCGGCGCTGGCGCTGGTCTGCGGTGATCCGGTGATCTGGAAACCGTCGGAAAAAACCCCGCTGACCGCGATTGCCTCGATGAAGATCATGGACCGCGCGCTGGCCCGCTTTGGCGATGCGCCGGACGGGCTGTGCCAGCTGGTGATCGGCGGCCCGGCCGTGGGCGAGGCGCTGGTCGCCTCCAAGGATGTGCCGATCCTGTCGGCCACCGGCTCCACCCGGATGGGCAGCATCGTCGGCCCGAAGGTCGCCGCCCGCTGGGGCCGCCCGATTCTGGAACTCGGCGGCAACAATGCGATGATCGTGGCCCCCTCGGCCGATCTGGATATGGCGGTGCGCGCCATCGTGTTTTCGGCGGTCGGCACCGCCGGGCAGCGCTGCACCTCGCTGCGCCGTCTGATCGCGCATAATTCGATCCGCGCCGATCTGGTGGCCAAGCTGGCCAAGGCCTATGCCTCGCTGCCGATCGGGGATCCGCGCAAGGCGGGCACGCTGATCGGGCCGCTGGTCGATCAGGGTGCACGCGACCGGATGCTGGCGCAGCTTGACAAGGCCCGCGCCGAAGGCGGCGTCGTGCATGGCGGTGCCGCGATCGAAGGCGTGGCGGGCGGGGCCTATGTCACCCCGGCGCTGGTCGAGATGCCGGAACAGACCGAGACGGTGCGCGAAGAAACCTTCGCCCCGATCCTCTATGTTCTGGGCTATGACACGTTTGACGAGGCCGTGGCGATCCAGAATGATGTTCCGCAGGGCCTGTCGTCCTGCATCTTCACGCTGAACCTGCGCGAAGCCGAGGCCTTCCTGTCGGCTGCGGGATCGGATTGCGGGATTGCAAACGTCAATATCGGCCCCTCGGGGGCCGAGATCGGCGGAGCCTTCGGCGGCGAGAAGGAAACCGGCGGCGGGCGCGAAAGCGGCTCGGATGCGTGGAAGGGCTATATGCGCCGCCAGACCAATACGATCAACTATTCCGCCCAACTGCCTCTGGCACAGGGCGTGAAGTTCGACTTCTGA